The following proteins are encoded in a genomic region of Fundidesulfovibrio putealis DSM 16056:
- a CDS encoding PHP domain-containing protein translates to MTIIDLHTHSNASDGEMAPAEVVRLAAKAGLAAVALTDHDTLDGLEPALAAGVEHGIEVIPGCELSVVDGSRELHILGLWVRPGDGELENILEYLRDGREERNRIIVDKLTKQGIAIEYEQVLDLAQGTVGRPHIAKILVERGIVRTYDAAFKRFLGRQGSAFAPKRELELGTAVAALRAVGATVALAHPYLLGENGKKLEDLVRGYKELGVDAIEAHYTEHSDQKTREFLELARRLDMGVCGGSDYHGAIKPGIKLGVGKGRLAVPVAVLDALKDRRRSQGLWA, encoded by the coding sequence ATGACAATCATCGACCTGCACACCCATTCCAACGCGTCAGACGGCGAAATGGCCCCCGCCGAGGTCGTCCGGCTGGCCGCGAAGGCCGGTCTGGCCGCCGTGGCCCTCACCGACCACGACACCCTGGACGGCCTGGAACCGGCCCTGGCCGCCGGGGTGGAACATGGCATCGAGGTGATCCCCGGCTGCGAGCTCTCCGTGGTGGACGGCTCGCGCGAATTGCACATCCTGGGGCTGTGGGTCCGCCCCGGCGACGGGGAGCTTGAGAACATCCTGGAGTATCTGCGCGACGGCCGCGAGGAGCGCAACCGCATCATCGTGGACAAGCTGACCAAACAGGGCATCGCCATCGAGTACGAGCAGGTGCTGGATCTGGCCCAGGGCACGGTGGGCAGGCCGCACATCGCGAAAATCCTGGTGGAGCGCGGCATCGTGCGCACCTACGACGCGGCGTTCAAGCGCTTCCTCGGCCGCCAGGGCAGCGCCTTCGCGCCCAAGCGCGAGCTGGAACTGGGCACGGCGGTGGCAGCGCTGCGGGCAGTTGGAGCCACGGTGGCCCTGGCCCACCCGTACCTGCTGGGCGAGAACGGCAAGAAGCTGGAAGACCTGGTGCGCGGCTACAAGGAGCTCGGCGTGGACGCCATTGAGGCGCACTACACCGAGCACTCCGACCAGAAGACCAGGGAGTTCCTGGAACTGGCCCGCCGCCTGGACATGGGCGTGTGCGGCGGCTCGGACTACCACGGGGCCATCAAGCCCGGCATCAAGCTGGGCGTGGGCAAGGGCAGGCTGGCCGTGCCCGTGGCCGTGCTGGACGCCCTGAAGGACAGACGCCGGTCGCAGGGGCTGTGGGCCTGA
- a CDS encoding RNA recognition motif domain-containing protein, whose amino-acid sequence MLHTFFLGNLPYQTDEDMIRELFRPYGTVDAVNLVGDRKNGVFRGFGFLKIDTPDPQAIIANLDNMPLGQQRLIVQELHNTDVTRPAAE is encoded by the coding sequence ATGCTGCACACGTTTTTCCTGGGCAACCTGCCCTACCAGACCGACGAGGACATGATCCGCGAACTGTTTCGCCCTTACGGGACCGTGGACGCCGTCAACCTGGTGGGCGACCGCAAGAACGGCGTGTTCCGGGGCTTCGGGTTCCTGAAGATCGACACCCCCGACCCACAAGCCATCATCGCCAACCTGGACAACATGCCCCTGGGGCAGCAGCGGCTCATCGTGCAGGAGCTGCACAACACCGACGTGACCAGACCCGCCGCCGAGTAA
- a CDS encoding Trm112 family protein produces MPIAPELLEILACPKCKSDIALTPEGDGLVCAKCAVVYPIREDIPIMLIEEAVELSRWQAGERQAKS; encoded by the coding sequence ATGCCAATCGCCCCTGAACTGCTGGAAATCCTGGCCTGTCCCAAATGCAAGTCGGACATCGCCCTCACCCCCGAAGGCGACGGCCTGGTCTGCGCCAAGTGCGCCGTGGTCTATCCCATCCGGGAAGACATCCCCATCATGCTCATCGAGGAAGCCGTGGAGCTTTCCCGCTGGCAGGCCGGAGAGCGCCAGGCCAAATCCTGA